A stretch of Gorilla gorilla gorilla isolate KB3781 chromosome 9, NHGRI_mGorGor1-v2.1_pri, whole genome shotgun sequence DNA encodes these proteins:
- the PHLDB1 gene encoding pleckstrin homology-like domain family B member 1 isoform X11, whose amino-acid sequence MCAWRAKAAAERTPARPGGPLATAMHRLGRGRGRPPGTQELWSLRTMDAVNRNQTGPGCKTQTVVQKGPLDLIETGKGLKVQTDKPHLVSLGSGRLSTAITLLPLEEGRTVIGSAARDISLQGPGLAPEHCYIENLRGTLTLYPCGNACTIDGLPVRQPTRLTQGCMLCLGQSTFLRFNHPAEAKWMKSMIPTGGRAPGPPYSPVPAESESLVNGNHTPQTATRGPSACASHSSLVSSIEKDLQEIMDSLVLEEPGAAGKKPAATSPLSPMANGGRYLLSPPTSPGAMSVGSSYENTSPAFSPLSSPASSGSCASHSPSGQEPGPSVPPLVPARSSSYHLALQPPQSRPSGARSESPRLSRKGGHERPPSPGLRGLLTDSPAATVLAEARRATESPRLGGQLPVVAISLSEYPASGALSQPTSIPGSPKFQPPVPAPRNKIGTLQDRPPSPFREPPGSERVLTTSPSRQLVGRTFSDGLATRTLQPPESPRLGRRGLDSMRELPPLSPSLSRRALSPLPTRTTPDPKLNREVAESPRPRRWAAHGASPEDFSLTLGARGRRTRSPSPTLGESLAPRKGSFSGRLSPAYSLGSLTGASPCQSPCVQRKLSSGDLRVPVTRERKNSITEISDNEDDLLEYHRRQRQERLREQEMERLERQRLETILNLCAEYSRADGGPEAGELPSIGEATAALALAGRRPSRGLAGASGRSSEEPGVATQRLWESMERSDEENLKEECSSTESTQQEHEDAPSTKLQGEVLALEEERAQVLGRVEQLKVRVKELEQQLQESAREAEMERALLQGEREAERALLQKEQKAVDQLQEKLVALETGIQKERDKERAELAAGRRHLEARQALYAELQTQLDNCPESVREQLQEQLRREAEALETETKLFEDLEFQQLERESRVEEERELAGQGLLRSKAELLRSIAKRKERLAVLDSQAGQIRAQAVQESERLARDKNASLQLLQKEKEKLTVLERRYHSLTGGRPFPKTTSTLKEYVMLEQLKVMRGTSPMPPAPVPGLPPWASASRDLVPTTCLPPMLPSSSFASITPSPKMEKLLLPAVDLEQWYQELMAGLGTGPAAASPHSSPPPLPAKASRQLQVYRTKMDGEATSPLPRTRSGPLPSSSGSSSSSSQLSVATLGRSPSPKSALLTQNGTGSLPRNLAATLQDIETKRQLALQQKGQQVIEEQRRRLAELKQKAAAEAQCQWDALHGAAPFPAGPSGFPPLMHHSILHHLPAGRERGEEGEHAYDTLSLESSDSMETSISTGGNSACSPDNMSSASGLDMGKIEEMEKMLKEAHAEKNRLMESREREMELRRQALEEERRRREQVERRLQSESARRQQLVEKEVKMREKQFSQARPLTRYLPIRKEDFDLKTHIESSGHGVDTCLHVVLSSKVCRGYLVKMGGKIKSWKKRWFVFDRLKRTLSYYVDKHETKLKGVIYFQAIEEVYYDHLRSAAKSPNPALTFCVKTHDRLYYMVAPSAEAMRIWMDVIVTGAEGYTQFMN is encoded by the exons GGAGGACGGTGATTGGCTCTGCAGCCAGAGACATCTCACTACAGGGCCCAGGCCTGGCTCCAGAGCACTGCTACATCGAGAACCTGCGGGGCACCCTCACCCTCTACCCCTGTGGCAATGCCTGCACTATTGATGGGCTCCCTGTCCGGCAGCCCACCCGGCTCACTCAGG GCTGCATGTTGTGCCTGGGTCAGTCCACCTTCCTTCGCTTTAACCACCCGGCTGAAGCCAAGTGGATGAAAAGCATGATTCCAACAGGGGGCCGAGCCCCTGGGCCCCCCTACAGCCCTGTTCCTG CAGAATCAGAAAGTCTGGTAAATGGGAACCACACCCCACAGACTGCAACACGGGGACCCTCTGCCTGTGCCAGCCACAGTTCCCTGGTGAGCTCTATTGAGAAGGACCTGCAAGAGATCATGGACTCACTGGTGCTAGAGGAGCCTGGAGCTGCTGGCAAGAAGCCTGCCGCAACCTCTCCACTGTCGCCGATGGCTAACGGTGGGCGCTACCTGCTGTCTCCCCCAACCAGCCCCGGCGCCATGTCTGTGGGCTCCAGCTATGAGAACACCTCTCCAGCCTTCTCTCCACTCTCTTCACCAGCCAGCAGTGGAAGCTGTGCCAGTCACTCACCCAGTGGGCAAGAGCCAGGACCTTCTGTGCCCCCGCTGGTACCTGCCCGTTCCTCCAGCTACCATCTGGCCCTACAGCCCCCACAGTCCCGCCCAAGTGGTGCTCGCTCCGAGAGTCCTCGGCTGAGCAGGAAAGGGGGCCATGAGAGGcctcccagccctggcctccGGGGTCTGCTGACAGACAGCCCTGCAGCTACTGTCTTGGCGGAGGCCCGGAGAGCCACTGAGAGCCCCCGGCTGGGTGGGCAGCTGCCTGTGGTGGCCATCAGCCTGAGTGAATACCCAGCTTCTGGTGCTCTCAGTCAACCCACCAGCATTCCTGGCAGCCCCAAGTTTCAGCCTCCAGTCCCTGCTCCCCGAAACAAGATTGGCACACTCCAGGACCGCCCTCCCAGCCCTTTCCGTGAGCCTCCAGGCAGTGAGCGGGTGCTAACAACCAGCCCCTCACGCCAACTGGTGGGCCGAACATTTTCAGATGGGTTAGCCACCCGTACCCTGCAGCCTCCTGAGAGTCCCCGCCTGGGCCGGCGGGGCCTGGACAGTATGCGAGAACTACCCCCCTTAAGTCCGTCTCTGTCCCGGCGAGCTCTCTCCCCCCTGCCCACCCGGACCACCCCAGATCCCAAGCTAAACAGGGAAGTGGCAGAGAGTCCTCGGCCCCGGCGCTGGGCAGCCCATGGGGCTTCACCAGAGGACTTCTCCCTGACGCTGGGGGCACGGGGCCGTAGGACACGGAGCCCCTCACCCACACTGGGTGAGTCTCTGGCACCCCGCAAGGGCAGCTTCAGTGGCAGGCTGAGCCCAGCCTACAGTCTGGGCTCTCTTACTGGGGCTTCACCCTGCCAGAGTCCCTGTGTCCAGAGGAAGCTCTCCAGCGGGGACTTGCGGGTGCCTGTCACAAGGGAGCGGAAAAATAGCATCACAGAGATCAGTGACAATGAGGACGACCTCCTGGAGTACCACCGGCGACAGCGCCAAGAGCGGCTCCGGGAGCAGGAGATGGAGAGGCTG GAACGCCAGCGCCTGGAGACCATCCTGAACCTGTGTGCCGAATACAGCCGGGCTGATGGGGGACCTGAGGCTGGGGAGCTTCCCAGCATTGGGGAGGCCACCGCAGCATTGGCACTGGCAGGCAGGAGGCCCTCACGAGGCCTTGCAGGGGCCTCTGGGCGGAGCAGCGAGGAGCCTGGAGTTGCCACCCAACGCCTATGGGAGAGTATGGAGCGCTCAGATGAGGAAAATCTCAAGGAGGAGTGCAGCAGCACTGAGAGCACCCAGCAGGAG CACGAAGATGCACCTAGCACCAAGCTCCAGGGAGAGGTGCTAGCCTTGGAAGAAGAGCGGGCTCAGGTGCTGGGGCGCGTGGAGCAGCTCAAGGTCCGTGTGAAGGAGCTAGAGCAGCAGCTGCAGGAGTCAGCCCGAGAG GCCGAAATGGAGCGGGCACTgctgcagggagagagggaggcagagcgGGCACTGCTGCAGAAGGAGCAGAAGGCAGTGGATCAGCTGCAGGAGAAGCTGGTGGCCTTGGAGACAGGCATCCAGAAGGAGAGGGACAAG GAGAGGGCGGAGCTGGCCGCGGGACGGAGGCACCTGGAGGCCCGCCAGGCGCTCTACGCCGAGCTCCAGACGCAGCTCGATAACTGCCCCGAGTCAGTGCGGGAACAGTTACAGGAGCAGCTAAGAAGG GAGGCAGAGGCCTTGGAGACTGAGACAAAGCTCTTTGAGGACTTGGAGTTCCAGCAGTTGGAGCGGGAGAGCCGCGTGGAGGAGGAGCGCGAGCTGGCCGGCCAGGGGCTGCTCCGGAGCAAGGCTGAGCTGCTCCGCAGCATCGCCAAGAGGAAG GAGCGCCTGGCCGTCCTGGACAGTCAGGCTGGGCAGATCCGGGCTCAGGCCGTGCAGGAGTCAGAACGCCTGGCCCGGGACAAGAATGCCTCCTTACAGCTGCTGCAAAAG GAGAAGGAGAAGCTGACTGTGCTGGAAAGGAGATACCACTCACTCACAGGGGGCAGGCCTTTCCCGAAGACCACATCGACCCTCAAAGAG TACGTGATGCTTGAGCAGCTAAAGGTGATGCGGGGCACCTCGCCCATGCCCCCAGCACCTGTGCCAGGCCTTCCTCCCtgggcctccgcctcccgggaccTGGTTCCCACCACCTGCCTTCCTCCCATGCTGCCCTCCTCCTCGTTCGCTTCCATCACGCCTTCACCTAAG ATGGAGAAGCTGCTGCTCCCTGCTGTAGACTTAGAGCAGTGGTACCAGGAGCTGATGGCCGGGCTGGGGACTGGCCCCGCTGCAGCCTCCCCTCACTCTTCTCCCCCGCCTCTGCCCGCCAAAGCTTCCCGTCAGCTGCAG GTTTACCGCACCAAGATGGATGGCGAGGCCACCAGCCCCCTTCCCCGGACCCGCAGcggccccctcccctcctcctctggctcttcctcctcctcctcccagctcaGCGTGGCTACCCTGGGGCGTAGCCCCTCCCCAAAG AGCGCTCTACTCACCCAGAATGGCACGGGCAGCCTTCCTCGCAACCTGGCAGCCACACTGCAGGACATCGAGACCAAGCGCCAACTAGCTCTGCAGCAGAAGG GACAACAGGTGATTGAAGAGCAGCGGCGGCGACTGGCTGAGCTGAAGCAGAAAGCGGCAGCTGAGGCACAGTGCCAGTGGGATGCCCTTCACGGGGCAGCACCCTTCCCAGCGGGCCCCTCGGGCTTCCCCCCTCTCATGCACCACTCTATCCTACACCACCTGCCTGCGGGGCGGGAGCGTGGGGAGGAGGGTGAGCACGCCTACGATACGCTGAGTCTGGAGAGCTCTGACAGCATGGAGACCAGCATCTCCACCGGGGGCAACTCCGCCTGCTCCCCTGACAACATGTCCAG cGCGAGTGGTCTGGACATGGGGAAGATCGAGGAGATGGAGAAGATGCTGAAAGAGGCTCACGCAGAGAAGAACCGGCTCATGGAGTCGAGG GAGCGGGAGATGGAGCTGCGGCGGCAGGCCCTGGAGGAGGAGCGGCGGAGGCGTGAGCAGGTAGAACGGAGGCTGCAGAGTGAGAGTGCCCGGAGGCAGCAGCTGGTCGAGAAGGAGGTCAAGATGCGGGAGAAACAATTTTCCCAG GCACGACCCCTGACCCGCTACCTGCCAATCCGGAAGGAGGACTTTGACCTGAAGACACATATTGAGTCATCAGGCCATGGTGTTGATACCTGCCTGCACGTGGTGCTCAGCAGCAAG GTCTGCCGTGGCTACTTGGTCAAGATGGGCGGCAAGATTAAATCATGGAAGAAGCGCTGGTTTGTCTTCGACCGGCTCAAGCGCACCCTTTCCTATTATGTGG ACAAGCATGAGACGAAGCTGAAGGGAGTCATCTATTTCCAGGCCATTGAGGAAGTGTACTACGACCACTTGCGCAGTGCAGCCAAG AGCCCGAACCCAGCCCTCACCTTCTGCGTAAAGACCCATGACCGGCTGTACTACATGGTGGCCCCATCTGCAGAGGCCATGCGTATCTGGATGGATGTCATTGTCACAGGGGCTGAGGGCTACACTCAGTTCATGAACTAA
- the PHLDB1 gene encoding pleckstrin homology-like domain family B member 1 isoform X17, translating to MCAWRAKAAAERTPARPGGPLATAMHRLGRGRGRPPGTQELWSLRTMDAVNRNQTGPGCKTQTVVQKGPLDLIETGKGLKVQTDKPHLVSLGSGRLSTAITLLPLEEGRTVIGSAARDISLQGPGLAPEHCYIENLRGTLTLYPCGNACTIDGLPVRQPTRLTQGCMLCLGQSTFLRFNHPAEAKWMKSMIPTGGRAPGPPYSPVPAESESLVNGNHTPQTATRGPSACASHSSLVSSIEKDLQEIMDSLVLEEPGAAGKKPAATSPLSPMANGGRYLLSPPTSPGAMSVGSSYENTSPAFSPLSSPASSGSCASHSPSGQEPGPSVPPLVPARSSSYHLALQPPQSRPSGARSESPRLSRKGGHERPPSPGLRGLLTDSPAATVLAEARRATESPRLGGQLPVVAISLSEYPASGALSQPTSIPGSPKFQPPVPAPRNKIGTLQDRPPSPFREPPGSERVLTTSPSRQLVGRTFSDGLATRTLQPPESPRLGRRGLDSMRELPPLSPSLSRRALSPLPTRTTPDPKLNREVAESPRPRRWAAHGASPEDFSLTLGARGRRTRSPSPTLGESLAPRKGSFSGRLSPAYSLGSLTGASPCQSPCVQRKLSSGDLRVPVTRERKNSITEISDNEDDLLEYHRRQRQERLREQEMERLERQRLETILNLCAEYSRADGGPEAGELPSIGEATAALALAGRRPSRGLAGASGRSSEEPGVATQRLWESMERSDEENLKEECSSTESTQQEHEDAPSTKLQGEVLALEEERAQVLGRVEQLKVRVKELEQQLQESAREAEMERALLQGEREAERALLQKEQKAVDQLQEKLVALETGIQKERDKEAEALETETKLFEDLEFQQLERESRVEEERELAGQGLLRSKAELLRSIAKRKERLAVLDSQAGQIRAQAVQESERLARDKNASLQLLQKEKEKLTVLERRYHSLTGGRPFPKTTSTLKEMEKLLLPAVDLEQWYQELMAGLGTGPAAASPHSSPPPLPAKASRQLQVYRTKMDGEATSPLPRTRSGPLPSSSGSSSSSSQLSVATLGRSPSPKSALLTQNGTGSLPRNLAATLQDIETKRQLALQQKVESLPAEPLPTDDPAGQQVIEEQRRRLAELKQKAAAEAQCQWDALHGAAPFPAGPSGFPPLMHHSILHHLPAGRERGEEGEHAYDTLSLESSDSMETSISTGGNSACSPDNMSSASGLDMGKIEEMEKMLKEAHAEKNRLMESREREMELRRQALEEERRRREQVERRLQSESARRQQLVEKEVKMREKQFSQARPLTRYLPIRKEDFDLKTHIESSGHGVDTCLHVVLSSKVCRGYLVKMGGKIKSWKKRWFVFDRLKRTLSYYVDKHETKLKGVIYFQAIEEVYYDHLRSAAKSPNPALTFCVKTHDRLYYMVAPSAEAMRIWMDVIVTGAEGYTQFMN from the exons GGAGGACGGTGATTGGCTCTGCAGCCAGAGACATCTCACTACAGGGCCCAGGCCTGGCTCCAGAGCACTGCTACATCGAGAACCTGCGGGGCACCCTCACCCTCTACCCCTGTGGCAATGCCTGCACTATTGATGGGCTCCCTGTCCGGCAGCCCACCCGGCTCACTCAGG GCTGCATGTTGTGCCTGGGTCAGTCCACCTTCCTTCGCTTTAACCACCCGGCTGAAGCCAAGTGGATGAAAAGCATGATTCCAACAGGGGGCCGAGCCCCTGGGCCCCCCTACAGCCCTGTTCCTG CAGAATCAGAAAGTCTGGTAAATGGGAACCACACCCCACAGACTGCAACACGGGGACCCTCTGCCTGTGCCAGCCACAGTTCCCTGGTGAGCTCTATTGAGAAGGACCTGCAAGAGATCATGGACTCACTGGTGCTAGAGGAGCCTGGAGCTGCTGGCAAGAAGCCTGCCGCAACCTCTCCACTGTCGCCGATGGCTAACGGTGGGCGCTACCTGCTGTCTCCCCCAACCAGCCCCGGCGCCATGTCTGTGGGCTCCAGCTATGAGAACACCTCTCCAGCCTTCTCTCCACTCTCTTCACCAGCCAGCAGTGGAAGCTGTGCCAGTCACTCACCCAGTGGGCAAGAGCCAGGACCTTCTGTGCCCCCGCTGGTACCTGCCCGTTCCTCCAGCTACCATCTGGCCCTACAGCCCCCACAGTCCCGCCCAAGTGGTGCTCGCTCCGAGAGTCCTCGGCTGAGCAGGAAAGGGGGCCATGAGAGGcctcccagccctggcctccGGGGTCTGCTGACAGACAGCCCTGCAGCTACTGTCTTGGCGGAGGCCCGGAGAGCCACTGAGAGCCCCCGGCTGGGTGGGCAGCTGCCTGTGGTGGCCATCAGCCTGAGTGAATACCCAGCTTCTGGTGCTCTCAGTCAACCCACCAGCATTCCTGGCAGCCCCAAGTTTCAGCCTCCAGTCCCTGCTCCCCGAAACAAGATTGGCACACTCCAGGACCGCCCTCCCAGCCCTTTCCGTGAGCCTCCAGGCAGTGAGCGGGTGCTAACAACCAGCCCCTCACGCCAACTGGTGGGCCGAACATTTTCAGATGGGTTAGCCACCCGTACCCTGCAGCCTCCTGAGAGTCCCCGCCTGGGCCGGCGGGGCCTGGACAGTATGCGAGAACTACCCCCCTTAAGTCCGTCTCTGTCCCGGCGAGCTCTCTCCCCCCTGCCCACCCGGACCACCCCAGATCCCAAGCTAAACAGGGAAGTGGCAGAGAGTCCTCGGCCCCGGCGCTGGGCAGCCCATGGGGCTTCACCAGAGGACTTCTCCCTGACGCTGGGGGCACGGGGCCGTAGGACACGGAGCCCCTCACCCACACTGGGTGAGTCTCTGGCACCCCGCAAGGGCAGCTTCAGTGGCAGGCTGAGCCCAGCCTACAGTCTGGGCTCTCTTACTGGGGCTTCACCCTGCCAGAGTCCCTGTGTCCAGAGGAAGCTCTCCAGCGGGGACTTGCGGGTGCCTGTCACAAGGGAGCGGAAAAATAGCATCACAGAGATCAGTGACAATGAGGACGACCTCCTGGAGTACCACCGGCGACAGCGCCAAGAGCGGCTCCGGGAGCAGGAGATGGAGAGGCTG GAACGCCAGCGCCTGGAGACCATCCTGAACCTGTGTGCCGAATACAGCCGGGCTGATGGGGGACCTGAGGCTGGGGAGCTTCCCAGCATTGGGGAGGCCACCGCAGCATTGGCACTGGCAGGCAGGAGGCCCTCACGAGGCCTTGCAGGGGCCTCTGGGCGGAGCAGCGAGGAGCCTGGAGTTGCCACCCAACGCCTATGGGAGAGTATGGAGCGCTCAGATGAGGAAAATCTCAAGGAGGAGTGCAGCAGCACTGAGAGCACCCAGCAGGAG CACGAAGATGCACCTAGCACCAAGCTCCAGGGAGAGGTGCTAGCCTTGGAAGAAGAGCGGGCTCAGGTGCTGGGGCGCGTGGAGCAGCTCAAGGTCCGTGTGAAGGAGCTAGAGCAGCAGCTGCAGGAGTCAGCCCGAGAG GCCGAAATGGAGCGGGCACTgctgcagggagagagggaggcagagcgGGCACTGCTGCAGAAGGAGCAGAAGGCAGTGGATCAGCTGCAGGAGAAGCTGGTGGCCTTGGAGACAGGCATCCAGAAGGAGAGGGACAAG GAGGCAGAGGCCTTGGAGACTGAGACAAAGCTCTTTGAGGACTTGGAGTTCCAGCAGTTGGAGCGGGAGAGCCGCGTGGAGGAGGAGCGCGAGCTGGCCGGCCAGGGGCTGCTCCGGAGCAAGGCTGAGCTGCTCCGCAGCATCGCCAAGAGGAAG GAGCGCCTGGCCGTCCTGGACAGTCAGGCTGGGCAGATCCGGGCTCAGGCCGTGCAGGAGTCAGAACGCCTGGCCCGGGACAAGAATGCCTCCTTACAGCTGCTGCAAAAG GAGAAGGAGAAGCTGACTGTGCTGGAAAGGAGATACCACTCACTCACAGGGGGCAGGCCTTTCCCGAAGACCACATCGACCCTCAAAGAG ATGGAGAAGCTGCTGCTCCCTGCTGTAGACTTAGAGCAGTGGTACCAGGAGCTGATGGCCGGGCTGGGGACTGGCCCCGCTGCAGCCTCCCCTCACTCTTCTCCCCCGCCTCTGCCCGCCAAAGCTTCCCGTCAGCTGCAG GTTTACCGCACCAAGATGGATGGCGAGGCCACCAGCCCCCTTCCCCGGACCCGCAGcggccccctcccctcctcctctggctcttcctcctcctcctcccagctcaGCGTGGCTACCCTGGGGCGTAGCCCCTCCCCAAAG AGCGCTCTACTCACCCAGAATGGCACGGGCAGCCTTCCTCGCAACCTGGCAGCCACACTGCAGGACATCGAGACCAAGCGCCAACTAGCTCTGCAGCAGAAGG TCGAGTCGCTTCCCGCCGAGCCCCTCCCAACCGACGACCCAGCAG GACAACAGGTGATTGAAGAGCAGCGGCGGCGACTGGCTGAGCTGAAGCAGAAAGCGGCAGCTGAGGCACAGTGCCAGTGGGATGCCCTTCACGGGGCAGCACCCTTCCCAGCGGGCCCCTCGGGCTTCCCCCCTCTCATGCACCACTCTATCCTACACCACCTGCCTGCGGGGCGGGAGCGTGGGGAGGAGGGTGAGCACGCCTACGATACGCTGAGTCTGGAGAGCTCTGACAGCATGGAGACCAGCATCTCCACCGGGGGCAACTCCGCCTGCTCCCCTGACAACATGTCCAG cGCGAGTGGTCTGGACATGGGGAAGATCGAGGAGATGGAGAAGATGCTGAAAGAGGCTCACGCAGAGAAGAACCGGCTCATGGAGTCGAGG GAGCGGGAGATGGAGCTGCGGCGGCAGGCCCTGGAGGAGGAGCGGCGGAGGCGTGAGCAGGTAGAACGGAGGCTGCAGAGTGAGAGTGCCCGGAGGCAGCAGCTGGTCGAGAAGGAGGTCAAGATGCGGGAGAAACAATTTTCCCAG GCACGACCCCTGACCCGCTACCTGCCAATCCGGAAGGAGGACTTTGACCTGAAGACACATATTGAGTCATCAGGCCATGGTGTTGATACCTGCCTGCACGTGGTGCTCAGCAGCAAG GTCTGCCGTGGCTACTTGGTCAAGATGGGCGGCAAGATTAAATCATGGAAGAAGCGCTGGTTTGTCTTCGACCGGCTCAAGCGCACCCTTTCCTATTATGTGG ACAAGCATGAGACGAAGCTGAAGGGAGTCATCTATTTCCAGGCCATTGAGGAAGTGTACTACGACCACTTGCGCAGTGCAGCCAAG AGCCCGAACCCAGCCCTCACCTTCTGCGTAAAGACCCATGACCGGCTGTACTACATGGTGGCCCCATCTGCAGAGGCCATGCGTATCTGGATGGATGTCATTGTCACAGGGGCTGAGGGCTACACTCAGTTCATGAACTAA